In Euphorbia lathyris chromosome 9, ddEupLath1.1, whole genome shotgun sequence, the following are encoded in one genomic region:
- the LOC136206834 gene encoding protein THALLO-like: MAKRGKNEKKDHRNPKRSSLHEHVDPKDMDDDIDIFHKQREIISLDVNYDDGESIEDEEEPVFDDEDINDGDEDQEEGSEDGDDDSDEPRFATKLKKQQKYIREKYGILDDEIHEEENEEDKKEAWGSKKQQYYGGKDYEGDSSDDEALKEEEEEILRMQREKTKNLSMEDFGLDNSDEDESERELTLEEISKAKNKVKCSLIEEVEKMDTFEEVKKDLNALSREEQMDVVYSSAPELVGLLSELNDALEQLETRVNPLLSKVKNGGFILEGGIHYLEVKQLLLLAYCQAITFYLLLKSEGQPVRDHPVIARLVEIKVLLDKTKQLDGSLPSEVEELLKGKCGENKVNVNTDPVHAPASVRKDYTSSHASTKADVQEPEEPSSINELLTMEPSKDNGNKEIKHKHKTDQIGVQSMEMLKLRASLEEKLKQRGVFSSFTPKADRAQKHSKSVNGQLEAYDDFNDDAIDGLSNGDTSLLVSSKLTQLVSAKSRKRKVVSGDDDLPKRDDIGERRRKHELRVLAGAGVVSEEDNLRDELGTLETGDASDMEDVDADGDADAGVSEDDFYREIKQKRDAKIAAKTAMYTRNPTVPSLPETVEGKRHISYQIEKNRGLTRQRRKDLKNPRKKYRTKHDKEKKRRMGQVQEVRKPNRPYDGEQTGINAGISRSIRF, encoded by the exons ATGGCTAAGAGaggaaagaatgaaaagaaggATCACAGAAATCCTAAGCGAAGTTCTCTTCATGAACATGTTGATCCAAAAGATATGGACGATGATATTGACATTT TTCACAAGCAGAGAGAGATTATTTCACTAGATGTAAATTATGATGATGGGGAATCAATTGAGGATGAGGAGGAACCAGTTTTTGATGATGAG GATATCAATGACGGCGATGAGGACCAAGAAGAAGGCAGCGAAGATGGAGATGATGATTCTGATGAACCACGATTTGCCACTAAAT TAAAAAAGCAGCAAAAATATATCAGAGAGAAGTATGGCATATTGGATGATGAAATTCATGAGGAAGAGAATGAAGAAGACAAGAAGGAAGCATGGGGTAGTAAAAAGCAACAATATTATGGCGGTAAGGATTATGAG GGGGATTCAAGTGATGATGAAGCACTtaaagaagaggaggaagagatTTTGAGAATGCAGAGGGAAAAAACAAAGAATCTATCAATGGAAGACTTTGGTCTTGACAATTCTGATGAAGATGAAAGTGAGAGGGAATTGACTTTGGAG GAAATTTCCAAAgcaaaaaataaagtaaagtgTTCCTTGATCGAAGAAGTGGAAAAGATGGATACTTTTGAGGAAGTAAAAAAAGATTTAAATGCTTTGTCTAGAGAGGAGCAAATGGATGTGGTTTATAG TTCTGCACCAGAGTTAGTGGGTCTCCTTTCGGAGCTAAATGATGCACTAGAGCAGCTTGAAACCAGAGTTAATCCACTTCTGAGCAag GTTAAAAATGGTGGATTCATTCTGGAAGGTGGAATACATTACTTGGAGGTGAAACAGCTTCTTTTACTGGCTTACTGCCAAGCAATAacattttatcttcttctcaAGTCTGAAGGGCAACCAGTCCGTGATCATCCAGTCATAGCTCGTCTTGTAGAGATCAAAGTCTTACTGGATAAG ACAAAGCAACTTGATGGGAGTCTTCCATCAGAAGTTGAGGAGCTTCTCAAGGGAAAATGTGGGGAAAACAAAGTCAACGTGAATACTGATCCTGTACATGCACCTGCATCTGTCAGAAAAGATTACACCTCTTCTCATGCCTCTACTAAAGCTGATGTGCAAGAACCAGAGGAG CCTTCTAGCATAAATGAGTTGTTAACAATGGAACCTTCAAAGGATAATGGGAACAAAGAGATTAAACATAAGCACAAG ACTGACCAAATTGGTGTTCAAAGCATGGAAATGTTAAAATTAAGAGCATCGCTAGAGGAAAAATTGAAGCAGAGGGGAGTCTTTAGTTCTTTCACTCCAAAGGCTGATAGAGCTCAGAAGCATTCAAAATCAGTGAATGG GCAACTTGAAGCATATGATGATTTCAATGATGATGCTATAGATGGATTAAGTAACGGGGATACGAGCTTATTAGTTTCAAGTAAACTCACACAACTTGTTTCTGCAAAATCAAGAAAACGGAAG GTTGTTTCGGGTGACGATGATTTACCCAAGCGAGATGATATtggagaaagaagaaggaagcATGAACTCAGAGTGTTGGCAGGTGCTGGGGTTGTGTCTGAAGAAGATAATCTCAGGGATGAACTTGGTACACTTGAAACTGGTGATGCCTCTGACATGGAAGACGTTGATGCTGATGGTGATGCTGATGCAGGAGTTTCAGAAGATGATTTCTACAGAGAAATCAAACAGAAGAGGGATGCAAAAATAGCCGCCAAAACTGCGATGTACACAAG GAACCCAACAGTTCCATCTTTGCCTGAAACTGTAGAAGGAAAAAGGCATATTTCTTATCAG ATTGAGAAGAACAGAGGTCTGACACGACAACGAAGAAAAGACTTGAAAAATCCAAGGAAGAAATACAGG ACGAAGCATgataaagagaagaaaagacGGATGGGGCAAGTGCAAGAGGTAAGGAAGCCTAACCGTCCTTATGACGGTGAGCAAACTGGAATCAACGCAGGAATCAGCCGAAGCATTAGATTTTGA